The sequence TTTTGTTTTCCTGTTGAACCACTGGTGGTGTTGAAATAGACGGCGCGATCGCGCGTTAAAATATTTTCTTCTCCTGCTGCCATCTGTTGGATATACGGTTCATATTCATCATAGTTGCGAACTCTCATGCGCGATCGAAATTCATCAATACTTTTAATCTGACTCAATTTTTCTTCTTGTCCGAAAAGTGTATTTTGATGCCGAGTCAGTACGGCTTGTAAAAATTTCTCTTGTGTTTTGATAACGGCTTTGGTTTGTTGTTGAAATTGTATTTTTGCCACTTGGGAAGTCTGACTTAAAAGACTTAATAAAAGATTAGACATCAGAATTAAAGATATAATGAATTGAGGTGAATTTAAGTTTGATTTATGATCAGTAAAACGATCCAGAAAATTGCTCTCTGCGATTTATCTTTAGAATCTTTAGATAATTTTAAGATTCCAATAGTTATCACTGGATTATTGGGAAAAGATACGGAATGGAACTTAGATTATCTTTGCGAAACCATAAGCGATCATCGGTTTTTATTTCGGCATTATGGACAGCAACGCTATCAACAGGATAAACAAAAATGGCAGAGTATTGGCAGTGGGGTAGAAGTGCGAGAAATGCTATTTTCTGAGTATGCCCAAATGCTACGCAATGGTCAAGCCAAAGCGGAAGATATTTATTTAGCGAAAGCCGATCTCAAGGATACTCCCTTATCCCAAAGCCATTCCTTACAAGCATTGGGGTCTAAACTCAATTTAACTCCAGTCACTGACTATCGGATGTATATGGGACATGGGGGACATACCGCCTCCCTACACTACGATATTCTACATGGGACACTCTGTCAGCTTTACGGTCAGAAAAAAGTGATTCTTTTTCCTCCTCGGGTTACCCCATTTTTATATCCCTTTCCGATTTGGGTTCATTTGACTCATGGGATGAAATTACGCTGTTGTTATAGTCAAGTGGATTTAGAAACGAAAGATTTGACAAAATTTCCTGATTTAAATCTTGCGCTTCGGGAACAAAAAACTGTGACCTTAAATGCGGGAGAAGTGCTTTTTATTCCTGTGGGATGGTGGCATGAAATTAGCACCCTTGACACTAATGAAATATCTTGTTCAGTCAGTCGGTTTTGGCAAGTTTCTGCCCAAGCGGAAGGCTATTTATCTTGGCAACGGTGGCGACCTGTATTGGGAAATATTCTCGCTTTACCGCATCAGACGCAAAGGATGATTAAGCAATTCTTAAAACAGCCCACTTGGGCAACAATTCGGGAAATTTTGTATAGAATCTAGGAAGGAATCTGAGGAAGATAGGAGTGATGATTGTTTTAATTAGCTTTCTTGCTGCGTTTGTGGTTGCGAGTTTGGTGGAATACTGGATACACCGCCTGATGCACGCTTCCCAAAAATTTGGCGAACGTCATCGGG comes from Halothece sp. PCC 7418 and encodes:
- a CDS encoding cupin-like domain-containing protein yields the protein MISKTIQKIALCDLSLESLDNFKIPIVITGLLGKDTEWNLDYLCETISDHRFLFRHYGQQRYQQDKQKWQSIGSGVEVREMLFSEYAQMLRNGQAKAEDIYLAKADLKDTPLSQSHSLQALGSKLNLTPVTDYRMYMGHGGHTASLHYDILHGTLCQLYGQKKVILFPPRVTPFLYPFPIWVHLTHGMKLRCCYSQVDLETKDLTKFPDLNLALREQKTVTLNAGEVLFIPVGWWHEISTLDTNEISCSVSRFWQVSAQAEGYLSWQRWRPVLGNILALPHQTQRMIKQFLKQPTWATIREILYRI